A genomic window from Salvia splendens isolate huo1 chromosome 11, SspV2, whole genome shotgun sequence includes:
- the LOC121753980 gene encoding uncharacterized protein LOC121753980, which yields MAASSPVKSSGGATDVAAPPSPKCIKCGNVARSRCPYQSCKNCCAKAQNPCHIHVLKGNSSFPDKLPSTSSPLFDQQSSDASHSGNFNRLRQLSNNFAQFSNVQTPFRSRKPLTKKDAQVINQWRFSKLKEFRDENIEAESVSFDRYMQNVGLQEEVFRVSSEFDEQSSSEKLSSNGDNNDTMARVLKLKLRSNPATTDNLRKRIQHIVDQGLKKVRKRGDVSDTEGEGEKATDLTDLIDRLNKAQNGDELKVCREKASQVVPWNTKKNEAEAEGERENDDSCITQESHFPTPKWVNQLTIDQEALCRIDAQFSSLEEVQDL from the exons ATGGCGGCCTCATCCCCAGTCAAGAGCAGCGGCGGCGCCACCGACGTCGCCGCGCCGCCCTCCCCCAAGTGCATCAAGTGCGGCAATGTGGCGCGTTCTAG ATGTCCATACCAGTCATGCAAGAACTGCTGTGCAAAGGCACAAAATCCTTGTCATATACACG TGTTGAAAGGAAACTCATCCTTTCCAGACAAACTGCCCTCTACCAGCTCCCCTCTCTTTGACCAGCAATCGTCTGATGCATCTCATTCAGG GAATTTTAACAGGCTTCGCCAACTTTCTAACAACTTTGCGCAGTTCAGTAACGTACAGACACCATTTCGATCGAGGAAGCCATTGACTAAAAAG GATGCACAAGTCATCAACCAATGGAGGTTCTCGAAGTTGAAGGAATTTAGGGATGAAAATATTGAAGCAGAGAGTGTAAGTTTTGATCGATACATGCAAAATGTTGGTTTACAGGAAGAGGTTTTCCGGGTGAGCTCTGAGTTTGATGAGCAGTCTTCTAGTGAGAAGTTGAGTTCCAATGGTGATAACAATGACACGATGGCTCGTGTCTTGAAGTTGAAGCTCAGATCAAATCCAGCAACAACTGACAACTTGAGAAAAAGGATTCAACACATTGTAGATCAAGGATTGAAGAAAGTAAGAAAGCGGGGAGACGTCAGTGATACAGAAGGAGAGGGCGAGAAAGCCACAGACTTAACTGATCTCATTGATAGGTTAAACAAAGCACAAAATGGGGATGAGCTGAAAGTGTGTCGGGAGAAGGCATCTCAGGTGGTTCCATGGAATACGAAAAAGAACGAAGCGGAGGCTGAAGGCGAGCGGGAAAATGATGATTCCTGTATCACACAAGAATCCCATTTCCCCACACCGAAGTGGGTAAATCAACTCACAATTGATCAAGAAGCTCTTTGCCGAATCGATGCACAATTTTCTTCACTTGAGGAGGTACAAGATTTGTAG